GGAGCTGGCATCCAAAAGAGTAGACATTCAGAAAAAGAGGTTTTACCTGGATGTTAAGCAGAGTGCGAGAGGCCGTTTCCTGAAGATAGCAGAAGTTTGGATAGGAAGAGGGAGGCAAGATAACATCCGGAAAAGTAAGTTAACGTTATCTCTGTCGGTAGCTGCGGAATTGAAGGACTGTTTAGGAGATTTTATTGAACACTATGCTCACCTTGGTCTGCGAAGCACTCATGCTCAAAGAACAGAACATGGAGTTGAGAAAGAGCATGATGCAAGAAGGAGACCTCATCCGTCTTCCCCTTCAGGATCTGTGGGATCAGAAGAGCCCACCACTCATAGTGTCCTAAAGACTGAATACATTGAAAGGGAcaacagaaaatattacttggACCTTAAAGAGAACCAGCGGGGGCGTTTTTTAAGAATTAGGCAAACCATGACTAGAGGGCCTGGAATGATTGGATATTTTGGACAGAGTTTAGGCCAAGAGCAGACTATAGTTCTGCCAGCGCAAGGTATGATTGAATTCAGAGATGCCTTGGTTCAACTCATTGAAGACTATGGAGAAGGGGACATTGAAGAAAGAAGGGGTGGTGGAGATGAGCCTCCTGAACTTCCAGAAGGAACATCCTTCCGTGTGGATAACAAGAGGTTTTACTTTGATGTAGGCTCCAACAGATATGGCATATTCTTGCGGGTAAGCGAGGTCAGGCCGCCATACCGCAACACTATCACTGTCCCTTATAAAGTTTGGACAAGGTTCGGGgacaattttataaaatatgaagaaGAGATGAGGAAAATTTACAACAGCCATAAAGAAAAGAGAATGGATGCGCGTGCGGACAGTGGCGAAGAGCAGGAGTGCCCCGAGTAGTCAACTATCAATATGATCACCCAACAAAACTTCAGTCTTTTTATTGGAGACAAAGTCTGACGTCTTTTAAAACAAGATTcccctatttcttttttccatttatttttttcttgttcgattattttttttttagcatatttacgaatgagaaaaaatatactCAGAGAGCTTGGTATGTGATATTTTAACTACAACACAAAATACTCGTATGAGTGTACCAGCCTCCTTTTAAAGCTGCTTCAATAGATTTCAAGAATATAGAAGTACGTT
The DNA window shown above is from Spea bombifrons isolate aSpeBom1 chromosome 1, aSpeBom1.2.pri, whole genome shotgun sequence and carries:
- the PURG gene encoding purine-rich element-binding protein gamma produces the protein MDRGRGPRNGAAINRNIYPQQYSYPSSQSLEIQELASKRVDIQKKRFYLDVKQSARGRFLKIAEVWIGRGRQDNIRKSKLTLSLSVAAELKDCLGDFIEHYAHLGLRSTHAQRTEHGVEKEHDARRRPHPSSPSGSVGSEEPTTHSVLKTEYIERDNRKYYLDLKENQRGRFLRIRQTMTRGPGMIGYFGQSLGQEQTIVLPAQGMIEFRDALVQLIEDYGEGDIEERRGGGDEPPELPEGTSFRVDNKRFYFDVGSNRYGIFLRVSEVRPPYRNTITVPYKVWTRFGDNFIKYEEEMRKIYNSHKEKRMDARADSGEEQECPE